One region of Polynucleobacter sp. MWH-Aus1W21 genomic DNA includes:
- a CDS encoding helix-turn-helix domain-containing protein: MTDVNQILSEKLVDAHEAAYCLKMPLYLFTHPKERERLGLPHYRVGKMVRFKVSELMEWMQVGGEKSDA, from the coding sequence ATGACGGACGTTAATCAAATTCTCAGCGAAAAGCTGGTCGATGCACATGAGGCGGCCTACTGCTTGAAGATGCCTTTGTACCTTTTCACACACCCCAAAGAGCGTGAGCGTCTGGGTCTGCCGCATTACCGCGTCGGAAAGATGGTTCGCTTCAAGGTGAGTGAACTGATGGAGTGGATGCAGGTGGGGGGAGAGAAGTCGGATGCTTGA
- a CDS encoding PD-(D/E)XK nuclease family protein, protein MMDFNSSSSISGQVSALIDAALQKRQAEQRPRSYLGASRLGVSCERALQYEFAKAPVDPGREHPGRLLRIFERGHLSEESMIQWMRQAGFDLRTTKPNGEQFGFAALDGRLAGHIDGVIVDGPDGFKYPALWENKCLGSKSWRDLEKNKLAISKPIYHAQVVLYQAYLELHENPAVFTAVNADSMEIYTELVPFDAALAQRMSDRALKVISATDAGELLARAYQDPTHFECRMCSWQDRCWRQINDGR, encoded by the coding sequence ATGATGGACTTCAATTCTTCTTCCAGCATCTCGGGTCAGGTCAGTGCGCTCATCGATGCCGCGCTGCAAAAGCGCCAGGCCGAACAACGTCCGAGAAGTTATCTCGGTGCATCGCGCTTAGGCGTCTCTTGCGAGCGAGCCTTGCAGTACGAGTTTGCGAAGGCTCCAGTAGATCCTGGTCGTGAGCATCCTGGTCGATTGCTTCGCATCTTTGAGCGTGGCCATCTCTCCGAGGAAAGCATGATCCAGTGGATGCGGCAAGCAGGCTTTGATCTGCGCACGACCAAACCCAATGGTGAGCAATTCGGATTTGCGGCACTCGATGGCCGCCTGGCTGGCCACATTGACGGTGTGATCGTTGATGGTCCTGATGGCTTTAAGTATCCCGCCTTGTGGGAGAACAAATGTCTTGGCTCCAAGTCCTGGCGTGACCTCGAGAAAAACAAGCTGGCGATCTCAAAGCCGATCTATCACGCACAGGTGGTGCTGTACCAGGCCTATCTGGAGCTGCATGAGAACCCTGCGGTTTTCACGGCAGTCAATGCCGACAGCATGGAGATCTATACCGAGTTGGTGCCCTTTGATGCGGCATTGGCGCAGCGCATGTCTGACCGTGCGCTCAAGGTGATCTCTGCGACCGACGCGGGCGAATTGCTCGCTCGCGCTTACCAAGACCCCACTCATTTTGAATGCCGGATGTGCTCATGGCAGGACCGGTGCTGGAGACAAATCAATGACGGACGTTAA
- a CDS encoding DUF6511 domain-containing protein: MKCWVCNRQARGFGHTDNRHGVGHPRRYPIDWVFCSKKCQDVFHAMYGNWQRALDGRVDMKEVPMIDPSDIELASMKKCLRAFGESAGEIGFDKPLGEYSEEQALRVIDAIVTCWTDAMLAHHEQTKFPPVRGMRPTPDPLAHPFADMEDDLPWVVEGEKK; the protein is encoded by the coding sequence ATGAAATGCTGGGTCTGCAACAGACAGGCCCGGGGTTTCGGCCACACCGACAACCGTCACGGTGTGGGCCATCCCCGGCGCTACCCAATCGACTGGGTTTTTTGCTCGAAAAAATGTCAGGACGTCTTCCATGCGATGTACGGGAACTGGCAGCGCGCACTCGATGGGCGAGTCGATATGAAGGAGGTTCCCATGATTGATCCTTCTGATATCGAGCTGGCCTCCATGAAGAAGTGCCTTAGAGCATTCGGTGAGTCCGCAGGCGAAATTGGCTTTGACAAACCACTTGGGGAATATTCCGAAGAGCAAGCCCTGCGCGTTATCGATGCCATCGTGACGTGCTGGACCGATGCCATGCTGGCACATCACGAACAGACGAAGTTTCCGCCAGTGCGTGGAATGAGGCCAACGCCTGATCCTCTGGCACACCCATTCGCCGACATGGAGGATGACTTGCCTTGGGTGGTGGAAGGAGAGAAGAAATGA
- a CDS encoding ATP-binding protein produces the protein MALPIITADQRLREKKGVKLVLLGKSGIGKTTQLKTLPEDKTLFVDLEAGDLAVKDWRGDCVRPTTWPEFRDLVVFLAGPNPALPPEAPYSQAHYAHVCEQYGDPSQLTKYDCYFVDSITVLARLALIWAKTQPQAMSDRTGKPDTRGAYGLLGSEMLGALMHLQHARGKHVVFVAILDERLDDFNRKVFAPQIEGSKTAAELPGIVDEVVTLAEIKAEDGAPYRAFVTHTLNPYGFPAKDRSGQLEMLEPPNLLALIEKCAAATQPQNNKE, from the coding sequence ATGGCACTTCCGATCATTACCGCTGATCAACGCCTGCGCGAGAAAAAAGGCGTCAAGCTGGTTCTTCTTGGCAAGAGCGGCATTGGAAAAACCACGCAGCTCAAAACGCTGCCGGAGGACAAGACGCTGTTCGTCGATCTTGAGGCTGGTGACCTGGCCGTCAAAGACTGGCGAGGGGACTGCGTTCGTCCAACCACCTGGCCGGAGTTTCGTGATCTTGTTGTGTTCTTGGCAGGGCCAAACCCTGCATTGCCCCCGGAAGCTCCCTACTCGCAGGCGCACTACGCGCATGTGTGTGAGCAATACGGTGATCCGAGCCAGCTGACCAAGTACGACTGCTACTTCGTCGACAGCATCACTGTGCTGGCACGCCTGGCACTGATCTGGGCCAAGACTCAGCCGCAGGCGATGTCTGATCGAACAGGCAAACCCGATACCCGTGGTGCCTATGGCCTTTTGGGTAGCGAGATGCTCGGTGCGCTGATGCATCTGCAACACGCTCGCGGCAAGCACGTCGTGTTCGTGGCCATCCTGGACGAACGCCTCGATGACTTCAACCGCAAGGTGTTCGCCCCGCAAATCGAAGGCTCAAAGACGGCTGCCGAGTTGCCCGGCATCGTCGATGAAGTTGTGACGTTGGCCGAGATCAAGGCCGAAGACGGTGCGCCCTATCGCGCCTTCGTGACGCACACGCTCAACCCCTATGGCTTTCCAGCCAAAGACCGTTCGGGCCAGCTCGAAATGCTCGAACCCCCAAACCTGCTCGCGCTCATTGAGAAGTGCGCAGCAGCAACCCAACCTCAAAACAACAAGGAGTAA
- a CDS encoding BRO family protein: MNQQLAPFDFEGRQVRIVTDAQGEPWFVAADVLATISLDRKALERLDDDEKGVNSIHTPGGVQEMTTVNEPGLYALVLGSRKAEAKRFKRWVTHEVLPAIRKTGSFAVPAIAALPAPTQDRVTSLLLIGEAVAKVPGVKAGIAMAATLTCIHENTGLAIETLRRALPAANEPICSLNATQLGKLVGLSAKTTNLRLANLGLQVRNERDEWELTEIGEAWAEAMPYSRNGHSGYQILWNPTVAQEMREVA; this comes from the coding sequence ATGAATCAGCAACTTGCCCCATTTGATTTTGAAGGTCGACAAGTGCGCATCGTGACTGATGCACAAGGTGAGCCATGGTTTGTGGCAGCTGATGTGCTGGCAACGATCAGCCTTGATCGCAAGGCACTCGAGCGACTCGATGACGATGAAAAGGGTGTGAACTCAATTCACACCCCTGGCGGAGTCCAAGAGATGACCACGGTCAATGAGCCCGGTCTCTACGCTCTGGTGCTCGGCAGCCGAAAAGCAGAGGCCAAACGCTTTAAGCGCTGGGTCACTCACGAGGTCCTGCCTGCTATCCGAAAGACTGGCTCCTTCGCTGTGCCCGCAATCGCTGCATTGCCCGCACCTACGCAAGACCGTGTCACATCGTTGCTCTTGATTGGTGAAGCTGTTGCCAAAGTTCCGGGTGTGAAAGCAGGCATTGCCATGGCTGCAACCCTCACGTGCATCCATGAAAACACCGGACTGGCCATTGAGACATTGCGCCGTGCGCTGCCTGCAGCCAACGAGCCGATCTGCTCCTTGAATGCCACTCAACTTGGCAAGCTGGTTGGCCTGTCAGCAAAGACCACCAACCTGCGCCTGGCCAACTTGGGACTGCAAGTGCGCAATGAGCGCGATGAGTGGGAGTTGACCGAGATCGGTGAAGCCTGGGCGGAGGCCATGCCGTATTCGCGCAATGGACACAGCGGGTACCAGATTCTCTGGAATCCGACCGTTGCCCAAGAAATGCGGGAGGTGGCGTGA
- a CDS encoding AlpA family transcriptional regulator: MPATATALTRSTQEAINTLSPGDRRVLNENELAQRWGISPKTLQRWRCEGRGPKYLKLSKRVSYPLEGVFDFEHNALHVSTSERAMA, encoded by the coding sequence ATGCCAGCAACGGCAACCGCACTCACCCGATCGACCCAAGAGGCGATCAACACCCTGTCACCCGGAGATCGCCGGGTGCTCAACGAAAACGAACTGGCCCAGCGCTGGGGCATCAGCCCCAAAACGCTTCAACGCTGGCGCTGTGAAGGTCGTGGCCCCAAGTACCTGAAATTGTCTAAACGCGTGAGCTACCCGCTCGAAGGCGTATTCGATTTCGAACACAACGCTCTGCACGTTTCGACGTCTGAGCGGGCCATGGCGTGA